In Sphingomonas sp. Leaf357, a single genomic region encodes these proteins:
- a CDS encoding helicase HerA-like domain-containing protein, translating into MADGPIFIGSGPGGTNPQNLELKRANRHGLIAGATGTGKTVTLQGIIEGFSERGVPCFVADVKGDLSGLAMAGSPTAKTHEIFAARAAEIGETDWSYSDNPVQFWDLYGEQGHPIRTTVSEMGPLLLSRLLDLNDVQEGVLNIAFHVADKDGLLILDLDDLQSMLVHCGERADELTTTYGNVSKASLGTIQRSLLQLRSQGGDHFFGEPALDMDDFIGVDDKGRGIVNILAADKLMASPKLYSTFLLWLMSELFEHLPEIGDPEKPKLCFFFDEAHLLFDEAPKALLDKIEQVVRLIRSKGVGIYFITQNPIDIPDTVAGQLGNRVQHALRAFTPRDQAAVKSAATTFRANPGVDVETVITELKVGEALVSLLLPDGSPSPVERTLIKPPRSRVGPVTPVERGVLIQTDPIGTKYDTLVNRESAEEILAAKGNEAAAAAAEAKAKTEADKAAALQAKADAVAAKEAERQRIAAQREADRQAKLTEQQQKAAEREAANSPWNRAITSATRSASSAVGRSVANEVSKAVFGSSRGAASGVVGGLVRGILGGLFKGR; encoded by the coding sequence ATGGCGGACGGACCTATCTTCATCGGCAGCGGACCCGGCGGCACCAACCCGCAGAACCTGGAACTGAAGCGCGCCAATCGCCACGGCCTGATCGCGGGCGCGACCGGCACCGGCAAGACCGTTACGTTGCAGGGTATTATCGAGGGCTTTTCCGAACGCGGCGTGCCGTGCTTCGTCGCCGACGTGAAGGGCGACCTTTCCGGCCTCGCCATGGCCGGTTCGCCCACCGCCAAGACTCACGAAATCTTCGCCGCGCGCGCCGCCGAGATCGGCGAGACCGACTGGTCGTACAGCGACAACCCGGTGCAATTCTGGGATCTCTACGGCGAGCAGGGCCACCCGATCCGCACCACCGTCAGCGAGATGGGGCCGCTGCTGCTCTCGCGCCTGCTCGACCTGAACGACGTGCAGGAGGGCGTGCTCAACATCGCTTTCCACGTTGCCGACAAGGACGGGCTGCTGATCCTCGACCTCGACGATCTTCAGTCGATGCTGGTCCATTGCGGCGAACGCGCCGACGAACTCACCACCACCTACGGCAATGTCAGCAAGGCCAGCCTCGGCACGATCCAACGCTCGCTGCTGCAACTGCGCAGTCAGGGCGGCGACCATTTCTTCGGCGAACCCGCGCTCGACATGGACGATTTCATCGGCGTCGACGACAAGGGTCGCGGCATCGTCAACATCCTCGCCGCCGACAAGTTGATGGCCAGCCCGAAGCTTTATTCCACCTTCCTGCTCTGGCTGATGAGTGAATTGTTCGAACATCTCCCCGAGATCGGCGATCCCGAAAAGCCCAAGCTCTGTTTCTTCTTTGACGAGGCGCATCTGCTGTTCGACGAAGCGCCCAAGGCGCTGCTCGACAAGATCGAACAGGTCGTGCGCCTGATCCGTTCCAAGGGCGTCGGCATCTACTTCATCACGCAGAACCCGATCGATATCCCCGATACCGTCGCCGGTCAGCTCGGCAATCGCGTCCAGCACGCCCTCCGCGCCTTCACTCCGCGCGATCAGGCGGCGGTGAAGTCCGCCGCGACCACCTTCCGCGCCAACCCTGGCGTCGATGTCGAGACGGTGATTACCGAACTTAAGGTCGGTGAGGCACTCGTCTCCTTGCTGCTGCCCGACGGCTCGCCCTCGCCGGTGGAGCGCACATTGATCAAGCCGCCCCGTTCGCGCGTCGGTCCGGTCACGCCGGTCGAGCGCGGCGTCCTGATCCAGACCGATCCGATCGGCACCAAATACGATACGCTGGTGAACCGAGAATCCGCCGAGGAGATCCTCGCCGCCAAGGGCAACGAAGCCGCCGCCGCCGCCGCCGAAGCCAAGGCCAAGACCGAAGCCGACAAGGCCGCCGCGCTACAAGCCAAGGCCGACGCGGTCGCCGCCAAGGAGGCCGAACGCCAGCGCATCGCTGCGCAACGCGAGGCGGATCGCCAGGCGAAACTGACCGAGCAGCAGCAGAAGGCGGCCGAACGCGAGGCGGCGAACAGCCCCTGGAACCGCGCGATCACCTCCGCCACCCGCAGCGCTTCGTCGGCAGTGGGCCGAAGCGTGGCGAACGAGGTGTCGAAGGCGGTGTTCGGATCATCGCGCGGCGCAGCGTCCGGCGTGGTCGGCGGGCTGGTGCGCGGCATATTGGGCGGACTGTTCAAGGGCCGGTAA
- a CDS encoding trypsin-like peptidase domain-containing protein has protein sequence MRYAYAITGALLLSGTAATMIYQPSASAQVAQNEPGAIQAAAPKPGAPMSFADMVAKLQPAVVNISTTQKITQQAQPNPFQGTPLGDLFGQMNGGQGGPVTREAQSLGSGFIISPDGYVVTNNHVIAPGAKGATVESIKVIMIDRKEYTAKLIGRDPASDLALLKIDATNLPFVKFGDTPTARVGDWVLAIGNPFGLGSTVTAGIVSALHRATGQPGAYDRFIQTDASINQGNSGGPMFDLNGNVIGINSQIISPTGGSVGIGFAIPAEDAKPVIDTLRKGVAVKRGYLGIGIQPMSEDIASALGLPKDRGEIVSRVEPGEGAAKAGLKQGDVVVRVGGKDVTPDQTLSYLVANTAPGSSTKLDVIRDGKPLSLNATIGTRPTEDQLAALNGGGDDDDGLPGTDDQQNGQVAGANALGVQVVPLTPAIARNLGLDATVQGVVIATVDPSSDAATKGLKRGDVIVSVNRVPTRTAADVATAIGAAKAAGRDQVLIFLQRPRGASGFLAIKIKK, from the coding sequence GTGCGTTATGCTTACGCCATCACCGGTGCCCTGCTGCTGAGCGGCACCGCCGCGACCATGATCTACCAGCCCTCGGCTTCCGCGCAGGTTGCGCAGAACGAGCCGGGCGCGATCCAGGCCGCAGCGCCCAAGCCAGGCGCGCCGATGAGCTTCGCCGATATGGTCGCGAAGCTGCAGCCCGCCGTGGTCAACATCTCGACTACCCAGAAGATTACGCAGCAGGCTCAGCCCAACCCCTTCCAGGGCACGCCGCTCGGTGATCTGTTCGGCCAGATGAACGGCGGCCAAGGCGGCCCGGTAACGCGCGAGGCGCAGTCGCTCGGCTCGGGCTTCATTATCTCGCCCGACGGCTATGTTGTGACCAACAACCATGTCATCGCGCCCGGCGCGAAGGGTGCGACGGTCGAATCGATCAAGGTGATCATGATCGACCGTAAGGAATATACCGCCAAGCTGATCGGCCGCGATCCGGCTTCCGATCTGGCGCTGCTCAAGATCGACGCGACCAACCTGCCGTTCGTCAAGTTCGGCGATACGCCGACGGCGCGCGTCGGCGATTGGGTGCTGGCGATCGGCAATCCCTTCGGCCTCGGCTCGACCGTCACCGCCGGCATCGTCTCTGCGCTGCACCGCGCCACCGGCCAGCCGGGTGCCTATGATCGCTTCATCCAGACCGATGCCTCGATCAACCAGGGCAATTCGGGCGGCCCGATGTTCGATCTCAACGGCAACGTGATCGGCATCAACTCTCAGATCATCTCGCCGACCGGCGGCAGCGTCGGCATCGGCTTCGCGATCCCCGCCGAGGATGCCAAGCCGGTGATCGACACGCTGCGCAAAGGCGTGGCGGTGAAGCGCGGTTATCTCGGCATCGGCATTCAGCCGATGAGCGAGGATATCGCCAGCGCACTCGGCCTGCCCAAGGATCGCGGCGAGATCGTCTCGCGCGTCGAGCCGGGCGAAGGCGCGGCCAAGGCCGGCCTGAAGCAGGGCGATGTCGTTGTCCGCGTCGGCGGAAAGGATGTCACGCCGGATCAGACGCTCAGCTATCTCGTCGCCAATACCGCACCGGGCAGCAGCACGAAGCTCGACGTCATCCGCGACGGCAAGCCGCTCTCGCTGAACGCGACGATCGGCACGCGCCCCACCGAAGATCAGCTCGCCGCACTGAACGGTGGCGGAGACGACGATGACGGCCTGCCCGGTACCGACGATCAGCAGAACGGTCAGGTCGCTGGTGCCAACGCGCTCGGCGTGCAGGTCGTGCCGTTGACGCCCGCCATCGCGCGCAATCTGGGCCTCGACGCAACGGTGCAGGGCGTGGTGATCGCGACGGTCGATCCGTCGAGCGATGCCGCGACCAAGGGCCTGAAGCGCGGCGACGTGATCGTCTCGGTCAACCGCGTGCCGACCCGCACCGCCGCCGATGTCGCCACGGCGATCGGCGCGGCCAAGGCGGCTGGTCGCGATCAGGTGCTGATCTTCCTGCAACGTCCACGCGGTGCCAGCGGCTTCCTCGCCATCAAGATCAAGAAGTAA
- the hflC gene encoding protease modulator HflC, whose product MNLILRNPVVSGIVALLLLIVLASTASIVPETKQVVVLRLENPYRTVNRWKPNEQFGNTGAGLIFRMPFLDRLVWVDKRVLDVELENTQVLSTDQLRLSVDAFARFRVIDPLKAVVSTGSTSDTEERIIANLSPLLGSALRNELGKRPFAALLSPERGQVMDNIQAGLQRQASQYGVQIVDVRIKRADLPDGSPLDSALQRMRTARQQESATITARGQQQAQIIRAEADAGAAKIYAEAFNKDADFYDFYRAMQSYRYTFGANNDGKPRGNTSFVLSPNNAYLREFQGRGK is encoded by the coding sequence GTGAACCTCATCCTGCGCAACCCGGTCGTGTCCGGCATCGTCGCCCTGCTGCTGCTAATCGTCCTGGCCAGCACCGCCAGCATCGTGCCGGAGACCAAGCAGGTCGTCGTGCTGCGGCTCGAGAATCCGTACCGCACGGTCAATCGCTGGAAGCCGAACGAGCAGTTCGGCAACACCGGCGCGGGCCTGATCTTCCGTATGCCGTTCCTCGACCGCCTGGTCTGGGTCGACAAGCGGGTGCTCGACGTCGAGCTGGAGAACACCCAGGTGCTCTCGACCGATCAGCTACGTCTCTCGGTCGATGCGTTTGCCCGCTTCCGCGTAATCGATCCGTTGAAGGCAGTCGTATCGACCGGCAGCACCAGCGATACCGAAGAGCGGATCATCGCCAATCTCAGCCCGCTGCTCGGCTCGGCCTTACGCAACGAACTCGGCAAGCGCCCGTTCGCCGCTTTGCTCAGCCCGGAGCGTGGCCAGGTGATGGACAATATCCAGGCCGGGCTGCAGCGTCAGGCGAGCCAATATGGCGTGCAGATCGTCGACGTGCGGATCAAGCGTGCCGATCTGCCGGACGGCAGCCCGCTGGACAGCGCGTTGCAGCGCATGCGCACCGCCCGTCAGCAGGAATCGGCGACGATCACCGCGCGCGGCCAGCAACAGGCACAGATCATCCGCGCCGAGGCCGATGCCGGCGCGGCAAAGATCTATGCCGAGGCGTTCAACAAGGATGCGGATTTCTACGATTTCTACCGCGCGATGCAGTCCTATCGCTATACGTTCGGAGCAAACAACGACGGCAAGCCACGCGGCAATACGTCTTTTGTCCTGTCGCCGAACAACGCATATTTGCGCGAATTCCAGGGTCGCGGGAAATAA
- the hflK gene encoding protease modulator HflK produces the protein MTILTGWLQRFNIHFSDAPKSPWGAGSGGGNGNNSGNDGGGPRNPWAVPPGGPRGAKPTALDEFLRRARGTGGGGGGGSFPGLPGSPGARNLWLIGVGLIFVAWILLTSIWQIGPQQLGVVTTLGRYSNTLKPGIRVTLPAPFSNVFKVDVQNIQTDDFPSGSGGENLVLTADQNIIDLAYSVRWDISNPQDYVFQIANPKETVRATAESAMRAVIATTPLDDAIGSGRGVVEARVQQLMQEVLDSYNSGVRIRGIAIRQSQAPNAVIDDFKAVSAAQQAAQSNINLARGYAQQTLAFAQGEATSFDKVYEQYRLAPEVTRRRMYYETMEAVLAKSDKTIIEAPGVVPYLPLPGAGRALPEAAPAKPTPAPATGGGQ, from the coding sequence ATGACGATCCTCACCGGCTGGCTCCAGCGCTTCAATATCCATTTCTCCGATGCGCCGAAAAGCCCCTGGGGTGCCGGTAGTGGTGGGGGCAACGGCAACAACAGCGGCAACGACGGCGGTGGGCCGCGCAATCCCTGGGCTGTGCCGCCGGGTGGGCCCCGCGGTGCCAAGCCGACCGCGCTCGACGAATTCCTGCGCCGTGCGCGCGGCACCGGCGGCGGTGGCGGCGGCGGGAGCTTCCCCGGCCTGCCGGGATCGCCCGGTGCGCGGAACCTGTGGCTGATCGGCGTCGGGCTGATCTTCGTCGCATGGATCCTGCTTACCAGCATCTGGCAGATCGGCCCGCAGCAGCTCGGTGTCGTCACCACGCTCGGGCGCTATTCGAACACGCTGAAGCCGGGCATCCGCGTCACGCTGCCCGCGCCTTTCTCCAACGTCTTCAAGGTCGATGTGCAGAACATCCAGACGGATGATTTCCCGAGCGGCTCGGGTGGCGAGAACCTCGTCCTCACCGCGGACCAGAATATCATCGATCTCGCTTATTCGGTGCGCTGGGACATCTCCAACCCGCAGGATTACGTGTTCCAGATCGCCAACCCGAAGGAAACCGTGCGCGCCACCGCCGAGAGCGCGATGCGCGCGGTGATCGCCACCACCCCGCTCGATGATGCGATCGGTTCGGGCCGCGGCGTGGTCGAGGCACGGGTGCAGCAACTGATGCAGGAAGTGCTCGACAGTTATAATTCCGGCGTGCGGATCCGCGGCATCGCGATCCGCCAGTCGCAGGCACCGAATGCGGTGATCGACGACTTCAAGGCGGTGTCCGCCGCGCAACAGGCCGCGCAGAGCAACATCAACCTGGCGCGCGGTTATGCCCAGCAGACCTTGGCCTTCGCGCAGGGCGAGGCGACTTCGTTCGACAAGGTTTACGAACAATATCGCCTGGCCCCCGAAGTGACCCGCCGCCGCATGTATTACGAGACGATGGAGGCCGTTCTGGCCAAGAGCGACAAGACGATCATCGAGGCCCCCGGCGTCGTGCCGTATCTGCCGCTGCCCGGTGCCGGGCGCGCTTTGCCCGAGGCGGCCCCGGCCAAGCCTACCCCCGCCCCCGCGACGGGAGGCGGCCAGTGA
- a CDS encoding Mrp/NBP35 family ATP-binding protein — MAHNITLDGALERVAGARATARLEDGRASIILDVTGLEESTRDALEADVRAAALSVPGIATVRVAQTSQRTTRRIVAVASGKGGVGKSTVSTNLALALHALGRRVGLVDADIYGPSQPKLMGVEGSKPTAHDKQLQPVSTPYGVPMLSMGMLVAADQAVAWRGPMAAGALGQMLEANWSNQDLLVVDLPPGTGDVQLTMVQKHKPAGAVIVSTPQDLSLIDAKRAIDFFVKAGVPIIGLVENMAGYACPHCGEVSDPFGRGGAEAAAAALGIAFLGRIPLDIAIRTASDAGTPPVAGNGVEAAAFRDVAARVDEWLTAHK; from the coding sequence ATGGCACATAATATTACATTGGACGGCGCGCTGGAGCGGGTTGCGGGCGCGCGTGCGACAGCCCGGCTGGAGGACGGACGCGCGAGCATCATCCTCGACGTGACGGGTCTGGAAGAGTCTACGCGCGACGCGCTGGAGGCGGACGTGCGTGCCGCCGCGCTCTCGGTTCCGGGCATCGCGACGGTGCGGGTGGCACAGACGAGCCAGCGGACCACGCGGCGGATCGTGGCGGTGGCGAGCGGGAAAGGCGGGGTGGGCAAGTCCACCGTCTCGACCAACCTCGCATTGGCGCTGCATGCGCTCGGGCGCCGCGTCGGGCTGGTGGATGCCGACATCTATGGGCCGTCGCAGCCCAAATTGATGGGCGTGGAGGGGAGCAAGCCGACCGCGCACGACAAGCAGTTGCAGCCCGTCTCGACACCGTACGGCGTGCCGATGCTGTCGATGGGCATGCTGGTCGCGGCGGATCAGGCGGTGGCATGGCGCGGGCCGATGGCGGCGGGCGCGCTGGGCCAGATGCTGGAGGCGAACTGGAGCAATCAGGATCTGCTGGTCGTCGATCTGCCGCCCGGCACCGGCGACGTGCAATTGACGATGGTACAGAAGCACAAGCCCGCCGGGGCGGTGATCGTTTCAACGCCGCAGGATCTGTCGCTGATCGATGCCAAGCGGGCGATCGATTTCTTCGTCAAGGCGGGCGTACCGATCATCGGTCTGGTCGAGAACATGGCGGGCTATGCCTGTCCGCATTGCGGTGAAGTGTCCGATCCGTTCGGGCGCGGCGGAGCGGAGGCGGCGGCGGCGGCCCTGGGCATCGCGTTTCTCGGGCGCATTCCGCTCGATATCGCGATTCGGACCGCGTCGGATGCGGGCACGCCGCCGGTCGCGGGGAACGGGGTGGAGGCGGCCGCGTTCAGGGATGTGGCGGCGCGTGTCGACGAATGGCTGACCGCCCACAAATAA
- a CDS encoding CoA-binding protein, producing MPLTTDAEIKALLESARTIALVGASDRPDRPSNGVMKTLQDHGYRVIPINPQITGEHIHGEFVFRELAQLGDPIDIVDIFRNSAAAGEAVDQAIAIGAKAVWMQLGVINHEAAARAEAAGLQVVMDRCPAIDIPRLGVAKIEASASA from the coding sequence ATGCCCCTCACCACAGACGCTGAGATCAAAGCCCTGCTGGAATCCGCGCGGACCATTGCCCTGGTCGGTGCCTCCGACCGGCCGGACCGCCCCTCCAACGGCGTGATGAAGACGCTGCAGGACCATGGCTATCGCGTGATCCCGATCAACCCGCAGATCACCGGCGAGCATATCCACGGCGAATTCGTGTTTCGCGAACTGGCGCAGCTCGGCGACCCGATCGATATCGTGGATATTTTCCGCAATTCCGCTGCCGCCGGCGAAGCGGTCGATCAGGCGATCGCGATCGGCGCGAAGGCGGTGTGGATGCAATTGGGCGTCATCAATCACGAGGCAGCGGCGCGCGCCGAGGCGGCGGGGTTGCAGGTCGTGATGGATCGCTGTCCGGCGATCGATATCCCGCGTCTGGGCGTGGCGAAGATCGAAGCCTCGGCCTCGGCCTGA